A region of Bradyrhizobium sp. SZCCHNS1050 DNA encodes the following proteins:
- a CDS encoding sugar-binding protein, whose translation MKKLLYAVASLAILMAPAQAETKYRFAIVPKAMNNPFFDVARDGCLKRAKELGNVECIYKGPVEHEPATQAQIIQDFITQKVDGLAISVADVPSMTKSIEAATAAGIPVITFDADAPGSKRIAYIGTNNKDFGLALGKQLRELRPEGGKYAVVSGGPGAKNLAERVDGVREALKGSKWTEVAGSPTFCNDDPALAVQQMADLRTATPDLGAIVPIGGWPMFAPEGYKAFVNKNRKDIDAGKLTLVVADTLKMQLELLRDGYSNALTGQRPFEMGEKAMDTLLAIKKGEKVPEVIYTGLDLVTKDNVAKLLN comes from the coding sequence GCAGGCCGAGACCAAATACCGCTTCGCCATCGTGCCGAAGGCGATGAACAATCCGTTCTTCGACGTCGCGCGCGACGGCTGTCTGAAGCGCGCCAAGGAGCTCGGCAATGTCGAGTGCATCTACAAGGGCCCGGTCGAGCACGAGCCGGCCACGCAGGCGCAGATCATCCAGGACTTCATCACCCAGAAGGTCGACGGCCTCGCCATCTCGGTCGCCGACGTTCCATCGATGACGAAATCGATCGAGGCGGCGACGGCGGCCGGCATTCCCGTCATCACCTTCGACGCCGATGCGCCGGGCTCCAAGCGCATCGCCTATATCGGCACCAACAACAAGGACTTCGGCCTCGCGCTCGGCAAGCAGCTCCGCGAGCTGCGGCCTGAGGGCGGCAAGTACGCCGTCGTCTCCGGCGGTCCCGGCGCCAAGAACCTTGCCGAGCGCGTCGACGGCGTGCGCGAGGCGCTGAAGGGCTCGAAGTGGACGGAAGTGGCGGGCTCGCCGACCTTCTGCAACGACGATCCCGCGCTCGCCGTGCAGCAGATGGCCGATCTGCGCACTGCGACGCCGGATCTCGGCGCCATCGTGCCGATCGGCGGCTGGCCGATGTTCGCGCCCGAGGGCTACAAGGCCTTCGTCAACAAGAACCGCAAGGACATCGACGCTGGCAAGCTGACGCTGGTCGTTGCCGATACGCTGAAGATGCAGCTCGAGCTGCTGCGCGACGGCTATTCCAACGCGCTGACCGGCCAGCGCCCGTTCGAGATGGGCGAGAAGGCGATGGACACGCTGCTCGCGATCAAGAAGGGCGAGAAGGTGCCGGAGGTGATCTACACCGGCCTCGACCTCGTCACCAAGGACAACGTCGCCAAGCTTTTGAACTGA